From Canis lupus baileyi chromosome 16, mCanLup2.hap1, whole genome shotgun sequence, a single genomic window includes:
- the CFAP157 gene encoding cilia- and flagella-associated protein 157 isoform X2, with amino-acid sequence MAPKKKATKGAKDPEVKKKKGGKKDASMANKPMETTVGEEIREFYHIQIRDLEDRLARYQRKWDELAVQEKLFRQEFEQLANNKKEIVAFLKRTLNQRVDEITDLNEQLQSLQLAKEMEKDAFEAQLAQVRHEFQETKDQLTTENIILGGKLAALEEFRLQKEELTEKFESLEDQLRKQESEYKDYVYNLEKKSVLDKDRLRKEIIQHVNLVATEFHKVATSQMWDTTKRAIVENNTITLQLSKISKHGMQLLQENEQLKGIQDKLCKQLDLLENTQKVMARHSRGHHKIILMLTEKCREQEQGMAEAEQLRLQLSQLEQSLGQLQQDNQALRSQRDQLNLQLEKQQAEAQQLQQELTKEQKVQASLETALAQATFFLQDILQRQPDEEDGDFDVMFQLQQRKEMLQQLLAMLSSAMVLNPQLAVCSHQESQLRHGPPKESQPSTQPPKVGSLPQQLSSITPYQPGDLGLVPRQAHIPPNPEDLKLLSHTTRVGIFQVHSRPEIHTSGSPKRFKKFTLPEVSPLSK; translated from the exons ATGGCTCCCAAAAAGAAGGCAACCAAGGGGGCCAAGGATCCCGAggtcaaaaagaagaaaggtggCAAGAAGGATGCCAGcatggccaacaagcccatgGAAACGACTGTGGGCGAGGAGATCCGAGAATTCTATCACATCCAGATCCGAGACCTGGAGGACAGGCTGGCCCG GTACCAGCGGAAGTGGGATGAGCTGGCTGTTCAGGAGAAGCTGTTCCGCCAGGAGTTTGAGCAGCTGGCCAACAACAAGAAGGAGATTGTGGCCTTCCTCAAGCGCACACTCAATCAGCGGGTGGACGAGATCACTGACCTCAATGAGCAGCTCCAAAGCCTGCAGCTGGccaaagagatggagaaggatGCCTTTGAGGCACAGCTAGCTCAGGTGCGCCATGAATTCCAGGAGACCAAGGACCAGCTCACCACAGAGAACATCATCCTTG gggggaagcTGGCAGCTCTGGAAGAGTTCCGGCTGCAGAAAGAGGAGCTCACAGAGAAGTTCGAATCACTGGAGGACCAGCTACGGAAGCAGGAGAGTGAATACAAGGATTACGTGTACAACCTAGAGAAGAAGTCAGTGCTGGACAAGGACAG ACTGAGGAAGGAGATCATCCAGCATGTGAACCTGGTGGCCACTGAGTTCCACAAGGTGGCCACTAGCCAGATGTGGGACACGACAAAGCGGGCCATCGTAGAGAACAACACGATCACCCTGCAGCTGTCCAAGATATCCAAGCATGGCATGCAGCTCCTGCAGGAGAATGAGCAGCTCAAGGGCATCCAGGACAAGCTGTGCAAACAGCTGGATCTGTTGGAGAACACCCAGAAGGTCATGGCCAGGCATAGCAGAGGCCATCATAAG ATCATTCTCATGCTGACGGAGAAGTGCCGTGAACAGGAGCAGGGCATGGCGGAGGCTGAGCAGCTGCGCCTCCAGCTGAGCCAACTGGAGCAGAGCCTTGGGCAGCTACAGCAGGACAATCAGGCACTGAG GAGTCAGAGAGACCAGCTGAACCTGCAactggagaagcagcaggctgaGGCACAACAGCTACAGCAGGAGCTGACCAAAGAGCAGAAGGTTCAAGCAAGTCTGGAGACAGCCCTGGCCCAGGCCACCTTCTTCCTACAGGACATTCTACAG AGGCAACCGGATGAGGAGGACGGCGATTTTGATGTAATGTTCCAGCTACAACAACGCAAGGAGATGCTACAGCAGCTGCTGGCCATGCTCAGCTCGGCCATGGTCCTAAACCCCCAGCTGGCTGTGTGTTCCCATCAAGAGAGCCAGCTGCGTCATGGCCCACCCAAGGAGAG CCAGCCCAGCACCCAGCCACCCAAGGTGGGGTCTCTGCCCCAGCAGCTGTCCAGTATCACACCCTACCAGCCGGGAGACCTGGGCCTGGTGCCTCGACAGGCCCACATCCCACCCAACCCTGAGGACCTCAAGCTGCTCTCACACACCACACGTGTGGGAATCTTCCAGGTGCACAGCAGGCCTGAG ATCCACACCTCTGGTTCTCCAAAAAGGTTCAAAAAGTTTACTCTTCCTGAAGTTTCTCCACTTTCCAagtaa
- the CFAP157 gene encoding cilia- and flagella-associated protein 157 isoform X1 — MAPKKKATKGAKDPEVKKKKGGKKDASMANKPMETTVGEEIREFYHIQIRDLEDRLARYQRKWDELAVQEKLFRQEFEQLANNKKEIVAFLKRTLNQRVDEITDLNEQLQSLQLAKEMEKDAFEAQLAQVRHEFQETKDQLTTENIILGGKLAALEEFRLQKEELTEKFESLEDQLRKQESEYKDYVYNLEKKSVLDKDRLRKEIIQHVNLVATEFHKVATSQMWDTTKRAIVENNTITLQLSKISKHGMQLLQENEQLKGIQDKLCKQLDLLENTQKVMARHSRGHHKIILMLTEKCREQEQGMAEAEQLRLQLSQLEQSLGQLQQDNQALRSQRDQLNLQLEKQQAEAQQLQQELTKEQKVQASLETALAQATFFLQDILQQRQPDEEDGDFDVMFQLQQRKEMLQQLLAMLSSAMVLNPQLAVCSHQESQLRHGPPKESQPSTQPPKVGSLPQQLSSITPYQPGDLGLVPRQAHIPPNPEDLKLLSHTTRVGIFQVHSRPEIHTSGSPKRFKKFTLPEVSPLSK; from the exons ATGGCTCCCAAAAAGAAGGCAACCAAGGGGGCCAAGGATCCCGAggtcaaaaagaagaaaggtggCAAGAAGGATGCCAGcatggccaacaagcccatgGAAACGACTGTGGGCGAGGAGATCCGAGAATTCTATCACATCCAGATCCGAGACCTGGAGGACAGGCTGGCCCG GTACCAGCGGAAGTGGGATGAGCTGGCTGTTCAGGAGAAGCTGTTCCGCCAGGAGTTTGAGCAGCTGGCCAACAACAAGAAGGAGATTGTGGCCTTCCTCAAGCGCACACTCAATCAGCGGGTGGACGAGATCACTGACCTCAATGAGCAGCTCCAAAGCCTGCAGCTGGccaaagagatggagaaggatGCCTTTGAGGCACAGCTAGCTCAGGTGCGCCATGAATTCCAGGAGACCAAGGACCAGCTCACCACAGAGAACATCATCCTTG gggggaagcTGGCAGCTCTGGAAGAGTTCCGGCTGCAGAAAGAGGAGCTCACAGAGAAGTTCGAATCACTGGAGGACCAGCTACGGAAGCAGGAGAGTGAATACAAGGATTACGTGTACAACCTAGAGAAGAAGTCAGTGCTGGACAAGGACAG ACTGAGGAAGGAGATCATCCAGCATGTGAACCTGGTGGCCACTGAGTTCCACAAGGTGGCCACTAGCCAGATGTGGGACACGACAAAGCGGGCCATCGTAGAGAACAACACGATCACCCTGCAGCTGTCCAAGATATCCAAGCATGGCATGCAGCTCCTGCAGGAGAATGAGCAGCTCAAGGGCATCCAGGACAAGCTGTGCAAACAGCTGGATCTGTTGGAGAACACCCAGAAGGTCATGGCCAGGCATAGCAGAGGCCATCATAAG ATCATTCTCATGCTGACGGAGAAGTGCCGTGAACAGGAGCAGGGCATGGCGGAGGCTGAGCAGCTGCGCCTCCAGCTGAGCCAACTGGAGCAGAGCCTTGGGCAGCTACAGCAGGACAATCAGGCACTGAG GAGTCAGAGAGACCAGCTGAACCTGCAactggagaagcagcaggctgaGGCACAACAGCTACAGCAGGAGCTGACCAAAGAGCAGAAGGTTCAAGCAAGTCTGGAGACAGCCCTGGCCCAGGCCACCTTCTTCCTACAGGACATTCTACAG CAGAGGCAACCGGATGAGGAGGACGGCGATTTTGATGTAATGTTCCAGCTACAACAACGCAAGGAGATGCTACAGCAGCTGCTGGCCATGCTCAGCTCGGCCATGGTCCTAAACCCCCAGCTGGCTGTGTGTTCCCATCAAGAGAGCCAGCTGCGTCATGGCCCACCCAAGGAGAG CCAGCCCAGCACCCAGCCACCCAAGGTGGGGTCTCTGCCCCAGCAGCTGTCCAGTATCACACCCTACCAGCCGGGAGACCTGGGCCTGGTGCCTCGACAGGCCCACATCCCACCCAACCCTGAGGACCTCAAGCTGCTCTCACACACCACACGTGTGGGAATCTTCCAGGTGCACAGCAGGCCTGAG ATCCACACCTCTGGTTCTCCAAAAAGGTTCAAAAAGTTTACTCTTCCTGAAGTTTCTCCACTTTCCAagtaa
- the CFAP157 gene encoding cilia- and flagella-associated protein 157 isoform X3: protein MAPKKKATKGAKDPEVKKKKGGKKDASMANKPMETTVGEEIREFYHIQIRDLEDRLARYQRKWDELAVQEKLFRQEFEQLANNKKEIVAFLKRTLNQRVDEITDLNEQLQSLQLAKEMEKDAFEAQLAQVRHEFQETKDQLTTENIILGGKLAALEEFRLQKEELTEKFESLEDQLRKQESEYKDYVYNLEKKSVLDKDRLRKEIIQHVNLVATEFHKVATSQMWDTTKRAIVENNTITLQLSKISKHGMQLLQENEQLKGIQDKLCKQLDLLENTQKVMARHSRGHHKIILMLTEKCREQEQGMAEAEQLRLQLSQLEQSLGQLQQDNQALRSQRDQLNLQLEKQQAEAQQLQQELTKEQKVQASLETALAQATFFLQDILQLQQRKEMLQQLLAMLSSAMVLNPQLAVCSHQESQLRHGPPKESQPSTQPPKVGSLPQQLSSITPYQPGDLGLVPRQAHIPPNPEDLKLLSHTTRVGIFQVHSRPEIHTSGSPKRFKKFTLPEVSPLSK, encoded by the exons ATGGCTCCCAAAAAGAAGGCAACCAAGGGGGCCAAGGATCCCGAggtcaaaaagaagaaaggtggCAAGAAGGATGCCAGcatggccaacaagcccatgGAAACGACTGTGGGCGAGGAGATCCGAGAATTCTATCACATCCAGATCCGAGACCTGGAGGACAGGCTGGCCCG GTACCAGCGGAAGTGGGATGAGCTGGCTGTTCAGGAGAAGCTGTTCCGCCAGGAGTTTGAGCAGCTGGCCAACAACAAGAAGGAGATTGTGGCCTTCCTCAAGCGCACACTCAATCAGCGGGTGGACGAGATCACTGACCTCAATGAGCAGCTCCAAAGCCTGCAGCTGGccaaagagatggagaaggatGCCTTTGAGGCACAGCTAGCTCAGGTGCGCCATGAATTCCAGGAGACCAAGGACCAGCTCACCACAGAGAACATCATCCTTG gggggaagcTGGCAGCTCTGGAAGAGTTCCGGCTGCAGAAAGAGGAGCTCACAGAGAAGTTCGAATCACTGGAGGACCAGCTACGGAAGCAGGAGAGTGAATACAAGGATTACGTGTACAACCTAGAGAAGAAGTCAGTGCTGGACAAGGACAG ACTGAGGAAGGAGATCATCCAGCATGTGAACCTGGTGGCCACTGAGTTCCACAAGGTGGCCACTAGCCAGATGTGGGACACGACAAAGCGGGCCATCGTAGAGAACAACACGATCACCCTGCAGCTGTCCAAGATATCCAAGCATGGCATGCAGCTCCTGCAGGAGAATGAGCAGCTCAAGGGCATCCAGGACAAGCTGTGCAAACAGCTGGATCTGTTGGAGAACACCCAGAAGGTCATGGCCAGGCATAGCAGAGGCCATCATAAG ATCATTCTCATGCTGACGGAGAAGTGCCGTGAACAGGAGCAGGGCATGGCGGAGGCTGAGCAGCTGCGCCTCCAGCTGAGCCAACTGGAGCAGAGCCTTGGGCAGCTACAGCAGGACAATCAGGCACTGAG GAGTCAGAGAGACCAGCTGAACCTGCAactggagaagcagcaggctgaGGCACAACAGCTACAGCAGGAGCTGACCAAAGAGCAGAAGGTTCAAGCAAGTCTGGAGACAGCCCTGGCCCAGGCCACCTTCTTCCTACAGGACATTCTACAG CTACAACAACGCAAGGAGATGCTACAGCAGCTGCTGGCCATGCTCAGCTCGGCCATGGTCCTAAACCCCCAGCTGGCTGTGTGTTCCCATCAAGAGAGCCAGCTGCGTCATGGCCCACCCAAGGAGAG CCAGCCCAGCACCCAGCCACCCAAGGTGGGGTCTCTGCCCCAGCAGCTGTCCAGTATCACACCCTACCAGCCGGGAGACCTGGGCCTGGTGCCTCGACAGGCCCACATCCCACCCAACCCTGAGGACCTCAAGCTGCTCTCACACACCACACGTGTGGGAATCTTCCAGGTGCACAGCAGGCCTGAG ATCCACACCTCTGGTTCTCCAAAAAGGTTCAAAAAGTTTACTCTTCCTGAAGTTTCTCCACTTTCCAagtaa